One Arachis hypogaea cultivar Tifrunner chromosome 2, arahy.Tifrunner.gnm2.J5K5, whole genome shotgun sequence genomic window, acaaacaaacaaaaatagtTGTCATAGGTCTCTCTTTCCacctattattattcttatttgagCACTTAATTTCTATCATATTTAAAGTTCATATGTCATTCCCACTTTAACCTTACGCTCATGAGGAATATCAAACACTTTGTCACCTTGCTTCaagttctttttcaagaaattgtaAGCATAATTTATCAAAATCTTCTTCCCTATGCCACTTCCTTTGCTTGCAACAACTTCACTCTCACCAATCAAATGAACAATTCCAGCTTCCAACCCTTTCTCAATTTCCTCAACAATAATAGTCTcttcaccaccaccatcactcaTTCTCTCCTCTTCAACCTTTTGAGATGAATCAAGAACCCTAGCTTCACCAACAAATGACTTCAACCTTCTAACTAACAAATCCTCTAACGGCTCTTTCTTGTCGCGGACATCCGTATATCCATATCTCACAACACATCTAAATATCTTAAGTTCGTCGTGTTCAACACGACGAAAAATGAACCTCTCCTCCATTGAAATCTTGCTAATTGGCAACGATTTGATCGAGATAAACACCACAACGGAATGCAAGGCCGGAATATTCGACACATAATGCTTGAAAATTGGTGGAATTCCTTGAACAAGCTCCGAGTAGAAGATGGCAAATCCGGGAATTCTATGCAACCTTTTTTCATTAGCAATAATTTCCTTAAGCCTTTGAGGAGAAATCTTATGATCCAACTCATAATAGTACTTTTTTCTATACACATCATTCCAAATGTACATTATGGACATTAGGAACAATGCAAATGCAAGTGGAAGATACCCTCCATCCTTGAATTTGTATAGCACTGAGCTTAAGTATAGAAGCTCCACAGAACCAATGATAAGAACATAGCTTATGATTAATAGTAAGTTAGTCTTCCATATCATGATCATGACTAGAACAAGCAATGCTGAAGTTAGTGTCATTACAAAAACCACTGCTATTCCTGCACATCACAATATTTTTGTCcaatcaaaaattgaaaaattgctAATATAATATATAGTAGTAGATAATCAATttcattaatattaatataattttatctaaTTAATGAACATTGATCCTTGTTTCATTCCTTCTAAAATTATGGCAATTTCACAAAGTTTTTTTGTTGACTAACTCTTAACAAAAACACTAATATAATGAGATATATGATTTTAGAAAAAACTATTATCAGAAAAAGTTATTAGctatatattatgaaaaaaattttaagtgtatcaGTATAGTAATGTTTCAATGATTTTTAattgttgatcttaattatatatgaatatttataattaaaatcaacgattaaaaattactgaaacaCCAATATTCTGGTGTATTTAAAAACTTTCCTATATATTATAatgggaatttttttttttaatgtagttAGCCTCTAATGTATCACTCttttttagatattaatattATGAAACTCATTTCTACCTCTTATACCCACGTCCATCTATCAAAATGTGCCTTAAAAATATCTATATTCTTGTAAGTTATCCTTTGTTACCTTCTCCGATCAATGTAGGATTTtacacaatacaacatataatTTTTCCTAGCTAACACTCATAAATAATTATGGCGATATATATAAATAACGAAGTTTAATTTAGaatgtatatatataagagaTTTATTTGGTTACCATAAGCATTGCCAATTTTGGTGGTGGTTTTGAATCCAGCAGTGACGGCAACACAGGCAATCATGAGTATGAAATTGATTTCGGGAACGTAAACTTGTCCTTCATACTTGGCTGATGTATGTACAACTTTGACACGAGGAAAACATCCAAGTGCTAAGGATTGTTGTATGATTGAGAATGTTCCTGAGATCATCGCTTGAGATGCTATGATTGCTGCTGCCACAGCAACAACAAACATTGGCCAGTATAGTTTATCTGAAACAACCACTCATACATCGTTAATTTGATTACTTGTTATGTTGTTACATACACACAAGAAAATCAACATTTTaggattaattatattattaataaacattACTTCATATCATTCTAACAAGGATTTAGTTTATATGCAAATATTAGTTATAGATATTTTATACCGATATTTTGTAtagttataaaatttaattattttctacgttttatataattttaaaatttttaattaaatttttataaccaaaaaaaaaagttatgttgATGGCTTAAAGTTAAATTTTGAGATTAGATTGAAAAAAATTCAGTTAAGTAATGTTTGTTTTTGACAATGGAAATGAGATTAGAAGATTGAAATTTAGTATTGTGTCTGTTGATAAGAGATTATagctaaaattttagttttaaaatataaaattttagtactttaaaaaagtaaaaatacaaaaaattaaaatttaaaaaaaaaaactaaaattttaatattttttaataattaaaaatattttaataaatatttttatctcacatctatatttatcttaaattaaatagaGTATTAATTAAGACATAATTAAATTTTGTATATTTACACTAAATATCACATAAAAACTTTAATCTTAGTCTTTCAGTCTTTTACTCGGCCTCTCTTTATTTTTCAATCTCAGTTTTAACCTCTATTTTAAACACAATTTGAAAGAACTAATATTTCTTATcaaatatcaaaaaattttgtttaattttaaatcttaaatttcgaactttaaattaaaaaaaaagactaaaaaaataattttataacatatatgTACTTCTTTGAATGAGAATTATATAGATTACGTGGTATGGACTTGTAGAAAGTATCAGAAACAAGATCATTGTGTTTGCGAAGGAATGAAGCTTGTCCAGTATAGGCCAGAATGAGTGCAGGATATGTCACAGAGCACATGCTTATTTGTATAGATCTCACTGTGAAATGTCCAACATCCGCAAATAGTGCTTCAGTTCCTGCAATTTACTCATTTaagattaaattattaaaattatataaatatatacaaatatataatgactaatttaaCCTGTTATTGCTAGAACGATGCCACCAAGAGAGATCCAAGCATCCTTCTTGTTCCTCCGAAAGTAGTATACAATGTATGCTGGATTTAGTGCTTTGATAACAATGGGATCATACTTGATGAAATTGTAGACACCGATGCCTCCAATGAACAAAAACCAAACACATATAATGGGGGCAAAACTGTACCCAACTTTATCTGTTCCAAACCTTTGAACCATGAATAGGCATATCAAGATTCCTATCGATATCCCAACAACCCGCTCTACATTCACAACCgacaaatatatataattttattattattattctcaaaataaaacaaataaaggtTATAAAATCGCTGGACCATGTTCATATATATAGATAACGATCACAAGAATTACTTAACTATAATTCAGTAATAAAATAATGAACCAAAATAAGGTGATAGAAATCTAATGAAATAAATATATAGTATCATATTATAAGGCTTTTTAATAGGTaaacatttttaataaaataaaaattcgtcTTTTATGAAGTCCTTGTCTTATTATTTAACATTCACATCCACCAAAAAGGCAGAAACAAAGCAACTCTGAGGCCTGCATTTTTGtccataaaagaaaaaagaaaaaaaaaagatgtatatAGTTTTGAAATAACATAGCTAGTGTAAAGGAAAAATTTGAAGTATACCTGGAATATCCATGTTCCAATTGTTTTa contains:
- the LOC112755724 gene encoding potassium transporter 5, with the protein product MASEEEQNHAIHQDSDHHGDGLTGKNKILRRHDSLDMESRIFSNSSAHSKGPSMSMIMHLAFQSIGIVYGDIGTSPLYVYSSTFTDGIKHNDDILGVLSIILYTITLIPLIKYVLIVLKANDNGDGGTFALYSLICRYAKVSLTPNQQIEDAEVSNYQLDLPENSTTKRASMVKSKLENSYFAKLFLLLVTMLGTSMVIGDGVLTPCISVLSAVGGLKEATSKITDERVVGISIGILICLFMVQRFGTDKVGYSFAPIICVWFLFIGGIGVYNFIKYDPIVIKALNPAYIVYYFRRNKKDAWISLGGIVLAITGTEALFADVGHFTVRSIQISMCSVTYPALILAYTGQASFLRKHNDLVSDTFYKSIPHKLYWPMFVVAVAAAIIASQAMISGTFSIIQQSLALGCFPRVKVVHTSAKYEGQVYVPEINFILMIACVAVTAGFKTTTKIGNAYGIAVVFVMTLTSALLVLVMIMIWKTNLLLIISYVLIIGSVELLYLSSVLYKFKDGGYLPLAFALFLMSIMYIWNDVYRKKYYYELDHKISPQRLKEIIANEKRLHRIPGFAIFYSELVQGIPPIFKHYVSNIPALHSVVVFISIKSLPISKISMEERFIFRRVEHDELKIFRCVVRYGYTDVRDKKEPLEDLLVRRLKSFVGEARVLDSSQKVEEERMSDGGGEETIIVEEIEKGLEAGIVHLIGESEVVASKGSGIGKKILINYAYNFLKKNLKQGDKVFDIPHERKVKVGMTYEL